The following proteins are encoded in a genomic region of Verrucomicrobiia bacterium:
- the gatA gene encoding Asp-tRNA(Asn)/Glu-tRNA(Gln) amidotransferase subunit GatA, translating into MLNTASILDLRDRLARREVTAREVMEACLRRIETVDRQIHAFIRLDAEEALAQAEAADRLLAGGEKLPLLGIPIAIKDAIAVRGHPLTCASRILESFVSPYDATVIEKLRAAGAVVFGRLNMDEFAMGSSTENSAFGPTLNPWHPEYVAGGSSGGSAAAVVADECLAALGSDTGGSIRQPAAFCGCVGLKPTYGRVSRYGLVAYASSLDQIGPLTKTVADAALMLEVLAGHDPRDSTSVPRPVPAYSGALGQPVKGLRVGLPKEYFVGGLDPVVKAAVTAALRTLESQGVELREISLPHTDYAIATYYIIATAEASANLARFDGIRYGLRVEGADPLELYCRTRGQGFGAEVKRRIILGTYVLSSGYYDAYYLRAQKVRTLIRQDFLRAFEQVDAILTPTAPTPAFRLGEKAADPLQMYLTDIFTISCNLAGLCGISVPCGFAENPRRPIGLQLLGRHFDEETLLRLAYAYEQATDWRQHKPPC; encoded by the coding sequence ATGCTGAACACGGCCTCGATTCTGGATTTGCGCGACCGGCTGGCCCGGCGCGAAGTCACCGCCCGCGAGGTGATGGAAGCCTGCCTGCGCCGCATCGAAACGGTGGACCGCCAGATTCACGCCTTTATCCGTCTGGATGCCGAAGAGGCCCTGGCCCAGGCCGAAGCGGCGGACCGCCTTCTGGCCGGGGGAGAAAAACTCCCGCTGCTGGGCATCCCCATCGCCATCAAAGACGCTATTGCCGTCCGGGGCCATCCGCTCACCTGTGCCTCGCGCATTCTGGAGTCGTTTGTTTCGCCCTACGACGCCACGGTAATTGAAAAGCTGCGCGCCGCCGGCGCGGTGGTCTTTGGGCGGCTGAACATGGACGAGTTTGCCATGGGCAGCTCCACGGAAAACTCGGCCTTTGGCCCGACCCTGAATCCGTGGCATCCGGAATATGTCGCCGGCGGCTCCTCGGGTGGCTCCGCGGCCGCGGTGGTGGCGGATGAATGTTTGGCGGCGCTCGGCTCAGACACGGGCGGCTCCATCCGCCAGCCGGCGGCGTTTTGCGGATGCGTGGGCCTCAAGCCCACCTACGGGCGCGTGTCCCGTTACGGCCTGGTGGCGTATGCGTCCTCCCTGGATCAAATCGGGCCGCTCACCAAGACGGTGGCCGACGCCGCCCTGATGCTGGAGGTGCTGGCCGGCCACGATCCGCGGGATTCCACCAGTGTGCCCCGCCCCGTGCCCGCCTACTCGGGCGCGCTGGGCCAGCCAGTCAAGGGACTGCGGGTGGGTCTGCCGAAGGAGTATTTTGTCGGCGGGCTGGACCCGGTGGTCAAAGCCGCAGTCACAGCGGCCCTTCGCACCCTGGAAAGCCAGGGCGTGGAATTGCGCGAAATCTCCCTGCCGCACACCGATTACGCGATTGCCACCTACTACATTATCGCCACGGCCGAAGCCAGCGCCAACCTGGCCCGCTTTGACGGCATCCGGTACGGCCTCCGGGTGGAGGGCGCCGATCCCCTTGAATTGTATTGTCGCACCCGCGGACAAGGCTTTGGCGCAGAGGTCAAGCGCCGCATCATCCTGGGCACTTATGTGCTGAGCAGCGGCTACTATGACGCCTATTATCTCCGCGCTCAAAAAGTCCGCACGCTCATCCGGCAGGACTTCCTCCGCGCCTTCGAGCAGGTGGACGCCATCCTTACTCCGACAGCGCCCACGCCGGCTTTCCGGTTGGGCGAAAAAGCCGCGGATCCCCTGCAGATGTACCTGACCGACATTTTCACCATCTCCTGCAACCTGGCCGGCCTTTGCGGGATTAGTGTTCCGTGCGGCTTCGCCGAGAACCCCCGCCGTCCCATTGGACTGCAACTGCTGGGGCGGCATTTCGACGAAGAAACCCTGCTGCGGCTGGCCTATGCGTATGAGCAGGCCACCGATTGGCGGCAACACAAGCCGCCGTGCTGA
- the gatC gene encoding Asp-tRNA(Asn)/Glu-tRNA(Gln) amidotransferase subunit GatC, which translates to MTDTGMNVHQVAHLARLELSAAEATAFQAQLAEILTYVEKLKAVDIAHVEPTAHPFPLENVTRPDEVRPSLPHAEALRNAPARSEGLFVVPKIVE; encoded by the coding sequence ATGACGGATACCGGCATGAACGTCCATCAGGTGGCGCACCTGGCGCGGCTGGAGCTGTCCGCCGCCGAGGCCACCGCTTTTCAGGCCCAGTTGGCGGAAATCCTGACGTATGTCGAAAAACTCAAAGCAGTGGACATTGCCCACGTCGAGCCGACGGCGCATCCCTTCCCGCTGGAAAACGTGACCCGGCCGGACGAAGTGCGACCCTCCCTGCCGCATGCGGAAGCCCTGCGCAACGCCCCCGCCCGCAGTGAGGGCCTGTTTGTGGTGCCCAAAATCGTGGAATAA
- a CDS encoding aminoglycoside phosphotransferase family protein, with protein sequence MAFYNEAKLRDISQRFQIYGQILHAEPCKIGHINETYTATYDQGGVKVRYIHQKINTNVFKDPVAVMSNVMRVTRHVRAKLEAAQAEDITRRTLIVVPTRDGRDFYYNGEGEAWRTFVFIENARTYESVQSPAQAYQAGRGFGTFQCQVADLPGERLHETIPDFHNTRMRFNALVKAIEADHFNRAALAKKEIAFALKQEPIVDVLLNALARGEIPERITHNDTKFNNVMLDAETGQALCVVDLDTVMPGLALYDFGDMVRTTTSPTLEDEPDLSKVRMHMPIFKELARGYLEAATFLTKAEKSYLAFAGKLITFTIGIRFLTDFLQGDVYFRVHRPQHNLDRCRTQFKLVESIHRQQEAMQAFIDGL encoded by the coding sequence ATGGCCTTTTATAACGAAGCCAAGCTGCGGGATATTTCGCAGCGCTTTCAGATTTACGGGCAGATCCTGCATGCCGAGCCGTGCAAAATCGGCCACATCAACGAAACTTACACCGCCACCTATGACCAGGGCGGCGTGAAGGTGCGCTATATTCACCAGAAGATTAACACCAATGTCTTCAAGGATCCCGTGGCGGTGATGAGCAACGTCATGCGCGTCACCCGCCATGTCCGCGCCAAGCTCGAAGCCGCCCAGGCCGAAGACATCACCCGCCGCACGCTCATCGTGGTGCCCACGCGGGACGGCCGGGATTTTTATTACAACGGCGAGGGCGAGGCCTGGCGGACCTTCGTGTTCATTGAAAACGCGCGCACCTATGAATCGGTGCAATCACCCGCGCAGGCCTACCAGGCCGGCCGGGGGTTTGGCACGTTTCAATGCCAGGTGGCCGATCTGCCCGGCGAGCGCCTGCACGAGACCATCCCCGATTTTCACAACACCCGCATGCGCTTCAACGCCCTGGTCAAGGCCATCGAGGCGGATCACTTCAACCGCGCCGCGCTGGCCAAGAAGGAAATTGCCTTCGCCCTCAAGCAGGAGCCCATCGTGGATGTGTTGCTCAACGCCCTGGCCCGGGGTGAAATTCCCGAGCGCATCACCCACAACGACACCAAGTTCAACAACGTGATGCTCGATGCCGAGACCGGCCAGGCGCTCTGTGTGGTAGACCTGGACACGGTGATGCCGGGGCTGGCGTTGTATGATTTCGGCGACATGGTCCGCACCACCACCAGCCCCACGCTGGAAGATGAGCCGGACTTGAGCAAGGTGCGGATGCACATGCCCATCTTCAAAGAGCTGGCGCGGGGTTACTTGGAGGCCGCCACCTTCCTGACTAAAGCGGAGAAATCCTATCTCGCCTTCGCCGGCAAGCTCATCACCTTCACCATCGGCATCCGCTTCCTGACCGATTTCCTGCAGGGCGACGTCTATTTCCGCGTGCACCGGCCCCAACACAACCTGGACCGCTGCCGCACCCAGTTCAAGCTGGTGGAGTCCATCCACCGGCAGCAGGAGGCCATGCAGGCCTTTATTGACGGCCTCTAG